One window from the genome of Cyclobacterium amurskyense encodes:
- the hisG gene encoding ATP phosphoribosyltransferase produces MENIIRIAVQKSGRLSDDSLKLIKECGIKFYNGTGKLKSSSTNFPIEFLFLRDDDIPGYVADGIADLGIVGENELVEKNKDVAILKQLGFSKCRLSLAIPKGESYPGIEYFEGKNIATSYPKILGDYLKTVNIKADIHEISGSVEIAPSIGLAEGICDIVSSGSTLMMNGLKEVEEIFQSQAVLISHKGISPAKQISVEKLLFRMDAVQKGKKNKYVLLNAPNENLDKIVALIPGMRSPTILPLAEEGWSSVHSVISEEQFWENIEELRNAGAQGILVVPIEKMLI; encoded by the coding sequence ATGGAAAACATTATCAGGATTGCCGTTCAGAAAAGCGGGCGTTTAAGTGACGATTCACTAAAACTCATTAAAGAATGTGGCATTAAGTTTTATAACGGCACAGGTAAATTAAAATCTTCTTCAACCAACTTTCCTATAGAATTTTTATTTCTCAGAGATGATGATATCCCTGGATATGTGGCCGATGGTATTGCAGACCTTGGCATAGTAGGGGAAAACGAGCTGGTTGAAAAAAACAAAGATGTTGCTATTCTTAAGCAATTGGGTTTTTCTAAATGTAGGCTTTCTTTGGCTATACCTAAAGGAGAATCGTACCCAGGTATCGAATATTTTGAAGGCAAAAACATTGCTACTTCCTACCCGAAAATCCTTGGTGACTACCTTAAAACAGTTAACATTAAGGCTGATATTCATGAAATCAGTGGTTCAGTTGAAATCGCCCCTAGCATAGGCCTAGCAGAAGGCATATGTGACATTGTCAGTTCAGGATCAACCCTTATGATGAATGGACTGAAGGAAGTAGAAGAAATTTTCCAATCTCAAGCTGTGCTGATCAGCCATAAAGGCATCAGTCCAGCCAAGCAGATATCAGTAGAAAAGTTACTTTTTAGAATGGATGCTGTTCAAAAGGGCAAAAAGAACAAATACGTGCTTTTAAATGCCCCAAATGAAAATCTAGATAAAATAGTAGCATTGATTCCAGGAATGAGAAGCCCTACTATACTGCCATTGGCCGAAGAGGGTTGGTCATCTGTTCACTCTGTAATTAGTGAAGAACAGTTTTGGGAAAATATAGAAGAACTTAGAAATGCTGGAGCGCAGGGCATTTTAGTTGTTCCCATTGAAAAGATGCTTATTTAG
- the hisD gene encoding histidinol dehydrogenase, translated as MKILVNPDKKIWKKELARPVQKTKDIEKIVKPIMKKVKRQGDKALRKFAFEYDHVEIDSIMVDPQDIKNSGKLVDKALKAAIKTAKSNIEKFHKLQEAAPLSTEIMNGVTCMRRSVAIQKVGLYVPGGTAPLFSTVLMLGIPAKLAGCQEIILCTPPDQKGQVHPAILYAAKLIGVTKVIKAGGAQAIAALAYGTETVPRVDKIFGPGNQYVTAAKQLAAKKGVAIDMPAGPSEVLVYADDTAIPEFVAADLLSQAEHGADSQVILVCPTEKIVENIIAQVNLQLEHLPRQKTASKALENSVAVVIDDMDTALELINEYAPEHLIINVREEEKAVSGIINAGSVFIGNFTPESAGDYASGTNHTLPTNGYARSYSGVSLDSFVKKITYQKITEEGIRGLGPVIEVMAENEQLMAHKQAVSIRLNYLDKEKK; from the coding sequence ATGAAAATCCTGGTAAATCCTGACAAAAAGATTTGGAAGAAAGAACTGGCAAGACCAGTACAAAAAACCAAGGACATAGAAAAGATCGTAAAACCGATCATGAAGAAGGTAAAACGTCAAGGAGATAAAGCACTCCGCAAGTTTGCCTTTGAATACGACCATGTGGAAATTGACTCTATAATGGTAGATCCTCAAGACATTAAAAATTCGGGAAAGCTGGTTGACAAAGCACTTAAAGCTGCCATTAAAACTGCCAAATCGAATATTGAGAAATTCCATAAATTACAAGAAGCTGCCCCATTAAGCACGGAAATAATGAATGGGGTGACTTGTATGAGAAGAAGTGTGGCCATCCAAAAGGTAGGATTGTACGTGCCAGGTGGAACTGCTCCTTTGTTTTCTACTGTTCTTATGCTTGGCATACCAGCAAAATTGGCAGGATGTCAGGAAATAATACTATGTACGCCGCCCGATCAAAAAGGGCAAGTTCATCCAGCTATTTTGTATGCTGCCAAATTGATTGGTGTCACAAAAGTAATTAAAGCTGGAGGTGCACAAGCCATAGCAGCACTTGCCTACGGTACAGAAACTGTTCCTCGTGTTGATAAAATATTCGGCCCGGGAAATCAGTATGTAACAGCAGCAAAACAGTTGGCAGCGAAAAAAGGAGTTGCCATTGATATGCCTGCAGGACCTTCAGAGGTTTTAGTATATGCTGATGACACGGCTATTCCAGAGTTTGTAGCCGCAGATTTACTTTCTCAAGCTGAGCATGGCGCGGATAGTCAAGTCATATTGGTCTGCCCAACAGAGAAAATTGTTGAAAATATTATTGCACAGGTAAACTTACAATTGGAACATTTACCTCGTCAAAAAACAGCTAGCAAAGCATTGGAAAACAGTGTGGCCGTTGTGATAGATGATATGGATACGGCTTTAGAACTAATCAACGAATATGCTCCGGAGCATTTGATCATCAATGTTAGGGAAGAAGAAAAAGCTGTAAGTGGCATCATCAATGCAGGCTCGGTTTTTATAGGTAATTTCACACCAGAATCAGCCGGAGACTATGCCTCAGGCACTAACCACACCCTACCTACCAATGGTTATGCCAGAAGTTATTCTGGGGTTTCATTGGATAGTTTCGTGAAAAAAATCACTTATCAGAAAATTACTGAAGAAGGAATAAGAGGTTTGGGACCAGTGATAGAAGTGATGGCAGAAAATGAACAACTTATGGCACACAAACAGGCCGTAAGTATACGTTTAAATTACCTGGATAAAGAAAAAAAATAG
- the hisC gene encoding histidinol-phosphate transaminase: MAFDLQTLLRPHIASLKPYSSARDEYTGKEGIFLDANENALGSVSEKPYNRYPDPYQSKLKEKLGAIKQVDPANIFLGNGSDEAIDLLFRAFCRPGIDNVIIMPPTYGMYEVSAGINDVATKKVSLSTTFDMEVHKVLEAVDEYTKIIFICSPNNPSGNKINRESIHEILSKFDGLVVIDEAYIDFSDEPSFSLKLKQHPNLLVMQTLSKAWGLATLRLGMAFASKEIIGILNKIKPPYNISGLTQDTVLEAIGNTAQLEQMIKEILDQKEQLQLALEEIPEVEKVHPSAANFLLAKVPQANKVYQQLIDKKIIVRDRSKVQRCDDCLRITVGSKEENQQMIKALKEVLKNQSNKH; this comes from the coding sequence ATGGCATTTGATCTTCAAACCTTACTTAGGCCGCACATCGCCTCACTTAAACCCTACTCTTCTGCAAGGGATGAATACACTGGCAAAGAGGGAATTTTTCTTGACGCGAATGAAAATGCGTTGGGTTCAGTATCTGAAAAACCATACAATCGATACCCTGATCCCTATCAGTCAAAATTAAAGGAAAAACTAGGGGCCATTAAGCAGGTTGATCCTGCCAATATTTTCTTGGGAAACGGAAGTGATGAGGCCATAGATTTATTATTCAGGGCTTTTTGTAGACCAGGAATAGACAATGTCATCATCATGCCTCCTACCTATGGTATGTACGAAGTAAGTGCAGGAATCAATGATGTGGCCACAAAGAAAGTATCTCTTTCTACCACATTTGATATGGAGGTACATAAGGTTTTGGAAGCAGTAGATGAATATACCAAAATAATTTTCATCTGCTCCCCTAACAACCCAAGTGGTAACAAAATCAACAGGGAATCCATCCATGAAATTTTATCAAAATTTGATGGATTGGTTGTAATAGACGAGGCTTATATAGATTTCAGTGACGAACCTAGTTTTAGCCTTAAACTCAAGCAACACCCCAATTTATTGGTTATGCAGACACTCTCCAAAGCATGGGGTTTGGCTACATTGCGCCTTGGAATGGCATTTGCGTCAAAGGAAATAATTGGCATACTAAATAAAATAAAACCGCCTTATAATATCAGCGGTTTGACTCAAGACACTGTTTTAGAAGCCATAGGTAATACAGCACAGCTTGAACAAATGATCAAGGAAATTCTTGACCAAAAAGAACAGCTGCAGCTTGCCTTGGAAGAAATTCCTGAAGTTGAAAAAGTACACCCATCAGCTGCAAACTTTCTCTTAGCCAAGGTACCTCAGGCCAATAAGGTATATCAGCAATTAATCGATAAGAAAATAATTGTCCGAGACAGGTCAAAAGTACAACGCTGTGATGATTGTCTGCGGATAACAGTTGGTAGTAAAGAGGAAAACCAACAGATGATCAAAGCATTGAAAGAAGTTCTTAAGAATCAATCCAATAAGCACTAG